The genomic region CGTTGAGCGCGCCGAAGGAGATGGGGACGCCCTTGGGGTCGTACACCGTCCAGCCCAGGGCCAGCTTGCGTTTCTCTCCCGGTACAAGTTGGCTGACGACGGGCCCGTGGCGGGTGGCGAGGATGGCCAATCGAACGTCATTCCCGCCTTTCACCTTTATGGTTTCGACCAGCGCAGAAGGCTTCCGCCAGCCGTCCGGCGTCATGTACTCCCCTTTTTCGTTGGAGGTCTCGATAAAGAGGTCCTGCACGTTGGCGCCCAGGTTGGTGAATCCCCAGGCGATGCGCTGGTTGTGTCCCACGATGACGTAGGGCGTGCCGGGGAGGGTGAAACCCACGACGTCGAGATCGTTGCACTTCAGGTGCGCTTCGTACCACAGATTCGGCATCTGCACCGGCAGGTGCATGTCATTGGACAAAAGCGGCTTGCCGGTCACGGTGTGGGCGCCGGATACGGCCCAGTTGTTGGAGCCGGGGAGTGTGAGCTGCGGCGACCAGGCTTGGATCTCGGCCGCCAGCTGGGCCACGGTGGGCACGGTTTCGCCGGCCGGAGCGACCCTGGGGAGACGAAGCTGGGTACGCTGCATCCCGTCATCCGAATCGGGATCGTCTGGGTCATCCGCCGGCTGAGCCTCGATGGACTCGGAGCCCGGGGGATGGTCGCGCCACGAGGTGGTGGGATAGAGGTCGGCGGCAAGCTCCGGGCCGAGCTTCGCGATCACCCGCTCTTGTTGCAGTTCATACGGCCACAGGTTCGTAAGCAGCGAGCTCATGTGCAGGCCGAGCAGCAGGGAATCAGCCGGTTTCCACGGACCCGGGGAGTACCGCAGCACACGAAACTCCACCGGCAGATTGTCGCGGTGCGACTCGATGTAGGCGTTGACCCCGGCGGCATAGGCCTCGAGATCGGCGCGGTCGGCGGCAGACAGGGCAGCGGCGGCGCGGGCGGCCATGGGGCCGAGCAGGAGGTTGCGCTGCCCGATGTCGTGGGTCAGGGAGGACGGGCCGAAGATCTCCGCCATGTAGCCGCCGGCGTAGCGGCGCAGGGCGTCCATCTGCCACAGCCGGTCCTGGGCGGTCACGTAGCCTTGGGCAAAGAGCAGATCACGGCGGGTCTCCGCCGTGATGTGCGGTACTCCCTGTGGGTCTCGGATCACCCGGACCGGCGCGGAGAGGCCGGCCACTTGCACCGTGCCGTCCAGAGCAGGCAAGGCCCGGCGGGCGACAGCGATCACGTAACCAGCCGCCGCCAGAAAGGCCAACAGAGCGACCACCGATCCGATGGAAACGATCTTCCAAAAGAGCGGGATGCGTTCGGAAGCCTCGGGAACTGGAGCCGGGCGGGAAGTGGACATGCCTGGAGCGATTCTAGCATCGCTGCATGCCGGCGCCGGCGGTCCGCAGATTCCATTGCGAAGACCCGAATGACGGATGGTATGCTGAATTCGGAGAGGCGTTGGAGCGGCCTAATACGCCGGGTCACGGGGCTCCACGCGAACCGGCCGTCCCGACCAAACATGCTGCAGAAGAGGATCGACGACCACGTGGTGATCTCGCGCGAAGCCATGCGCGAGGCGGAGGCGATCTTCCACAGCCATCTGAAGAGGGTGGGGCTGAAACAGACCGGCCAGCGCGACACCATCCTGCGCACCTTCATCGAGACCCGCGAGCACCTGTCCACCGAGGAACTGGCGCGGCTGGTGCGCAAACGCGATGCCAAGATCGGCTACACCACCGTCTACCGCACTCTGAAGCTGCTGGCCGAGTGTGGTCTGGCCAGCGAGGTCGAATTCCACGACGGCATCGCCCGCTTCGAGCACCAGTACAACCGCCGCAGCCATCACCACATGGTCTGCACCGAGTGCGGGGGCTCGGTGGAGTTCTTCTCTCCCGAGGTGGACCGGGTCGAGCGGGAGATCGGGCGCAAGCACCACTATCTCACCACCCGCCACACCTTCCAGGTGTACGGTCTCTGCGAAGATTGCCGCAAGAAGCGCGGGCGGCGCCTCGGCTGATCTGCGGTTGGATTCATGAAGCTCTGGTGAAATCCTTGCGTTTACGCGTCCGACTTTGATACTGTGCGCGCCGACACGACCGCTGCGGCCACTCCGCAGCTCGAAAACAGACGATCGAGGGAGGACGCATGGCACGTTTTTGTGCAAGCTGCGGAGCGCAGATGGCGGACACCGCGACCGCGTGTCCCGCTTGTGGCAAGGCCGCCGGCCAATCGGCAGGCGGTGGAGCGGGAGCCGCCCAGGCGGGAGGATTGCAGGACAACCTGGCAGGAGCGCTGGCGTACCTGTGGATCGTCGCCATCATCTTCCTGCTGCTCGAGCCGTATAACCGGAACAAGTTCGTACGCTTCCACTCCTTCCAAGCGCTGTTCCTCGGTCTGCTGTCCATTGCCGGCCACATCGTGCTCGGCATGATCCCGGTGATCGGCTGGGTCATCCTGCCGTTCTTCTCGCTGGCGATCTTCGTGGTTGCCATCATTTGCGCGATCAAGGCGTTCGGCAACCAGGAGTTCAAACTGCCGGTGCTGGGCGAACTGGCGGCCAAACAGGTCTAGCGCCGGTCCTGGCGCACACCGGGGCGGCGGGAGCCGCCCCATTCGTTTATCCACACCGAGCGCGGCTTGACATTACTGCCGTGCGGTGTCATTTCTATCTGCTTTTGCTTTGCCGGCGGAGACGGCCTGACGGCCGTCTCTACGAAGGGGAATCTTGAGGGTCCGGGTCTTCTTTCACGACAAGTGTTTCGATGGGGCCTGCTCGGCGGCGCTCTTCTCCCGTTTCTACCGCGAACGCATCCGCGAGGACGTCCAGTTCCAGTTCAGCGGGCTGGCCCATCGCGCCGGCGCCCTCTTCGACGAGAGCAAGTTCGACGGCGACGAGAACGCCATCGTGGACTTCAAGTACTCCACCTCGCCCAAGATCAACTGGTGGTTCGACCATCATCAGAGCGCGTTCCTGACCCCGGAAGACGCCGCCCACTTCGAGCAGCAGCAGAGCAACAAGAAGTTCTACGACCCCGATTT from Terriglobales bacterium harbors:
- a CDS encoding penicillin acylase family protein, whose product is MSTSRPAPVPEASERIPLFWKIVSIGSVVALLAFLAAAGYVIAVARRALPALDGTVQVAGLSAPVRVIRDPQGVPHITAETRRDLLFAQGYVTAQDRLWQMDALRRYAGGYMAEIFGPSSLTHDIGQRNLLLGPMAARAAAALSAADRADLEAYAAGVNAYIESHRDNLPVEFRVLRYSPGPWKPADSLLLGLHMSSLLTNLWPYELQQERVIAKLGPELAADLYPTTSWRDHPPGSESIEAQPADDPDDPDSDDGMQRTQLRLPRVAPAGETVPTVAQLAAEIQAWSPQLTLPGSNNWAVSGAHTVTGKPLLSNDMHLPVQMPNLWYEAHLKCNDLDVVGFTLPGTPYVIVGHNQRIAWGFTNLGANVQDLFIETSNEKGEYMTPDGWRKPSALVETIKVKGGNDVRLAILATRHGPVVSQLVPGEKRKLALGWTVYDPKGVPISFGALNAAQNWQQFREALSRFPGPGQNVVYADVDGHIGYQAAGLVPLRKAGDGSVPVPGDTGAYEWTGYIPFDQLPRVLDPPSGIIATANGRIVPNRYPYLISTHWMAPYRTERIYKVLQSGKKFSAADMLGLQMDIYSDFDHYVADKLVYAVDHAKASPRARAAAEILRSWDGRVTADAAAPTIETAARNQLFRLLLQPGLGPQFAEYNSWMASVALENILDRQPARWLPKPYASYNELLVAALEAALNTGNVPRDLADWTWGKEQSLTVEHPVLGRLRIVRRWAGPGKVPISGDGFTVKQTTPALAPSERMTVDLSDLDRSTMNVVTGQSGQIFSPHYEDQWRAWYEGSTFIMPFSEAAVTAAKRHELVLQPAK
- a CDS encoding DUF4870 domain-containing protein; amino-acid sequence: MARFCASCGAQMADTATACPACGKAAGQSAGGGAGAAQAGGLQDNLAGALAYLWIVAIIFLLLEPYNRNKFVRFHSFQALFLGLLSIAGHIVLGMIPVIGWVILPFFSLAIFVVAIICAIKAFGNQEFKLPVLGELAAKQV
- a CDS encoding transcriptional repressor; protein product: MLQKRIDDHVVISREAMREAEAIFHSHLKRVGLKQTGQRDTILRTFIETREHLSTEELARLVRKRDAKIGYTTVYRTLKLLAECGLASEVEFHDGIARFEHQYNRRSHHHMVCTECGGSVEFFSPEVDRVEREIGRKHHYLTTRHTFQVYGLCEDCRKKRGRRLG